From the genome of Kryptolebias marmoratus isolate JLee-2015 linkage group LG19, ASM164957v2, whole genome shotgun sequence, one region includes:
- the ccnc gene encoding cyclin-C, whose protein sequence is MAGNFWQSSHYLQWVLDKQDLMKERQKDLKFLTEEEYWKLQIFFANVIQALGEHLKLRQQVIATATVYFKRFYARYSLKSIDPVLMAPTCVFLASKVEEFGVVSNTRLISAATSVLKTRFSHAFSKEFPYRMNHILECEFYLLELMDCCLIVYHPYRPLLQYVQDMGQEDMLLPLAWRIVNDTYRTDLCLLYPPFMIALACLHVACVVQQKDARQWFAELSVDMDKILEIIRVMLKLYDQWKNFDDRKEIAAILNKMPKPKPPPNSESDQSSNGNQSNSYSQS, encoded by the exons ATGGCAGGGAACTTCTGGCAAAGTTCACATTa TCTGCAGTGGGTTCTGGATAAACAGGACTTAATGAAAGAGCGCCAGAAGGACCTGAAGTTCCTTACAGAAGAGGAGTACTGGAAGCTGCAGATATTTTTCGCCAATg TGATCCAGGCTTTGGGTGAGCACCTGAAGCTGAGACAGCAGGTCATTGCTACTGCTACAGTCTACTTTAAACGCTTCTACGCCAG gTATTCTCTGAAAAGTATAGATCCGGTGCTTATGGCTCCTACCTGTGTGTTCCTGGCTTCTAAAGTTGAG GAATTTGGAGTTGTTTCAAATACCAGACTGATCTCTGCAGCAACTTCTGTTT TGAAAACAAGATTTTCTCACGCCTTTTCAAAAGAGTTCCCTTACAGAATGAATCAT atattagaaTGTGAGTTCTACCTTTTAGAGCTGATG GACTGCTGCCTGATTGTGTACCACCCCTACAGACCACTGTTGCAGTATGTGCAGGACATGGGACAGGAAGACATGCTGCTGCCTCTGGCCTG GCGAATAGTGAATGACACTTACAGGACAGACCTGTGTCTGCTCTACCCTCCCTTCATGATCGCCCTAG CCTGTCTACATGTTGCCTGTGTGGTGCAGCAGAAAGATGCCAGGCAGTGGTTTGCTGAGCTCTCAGTGGACATGGACAAA ATCTTGGAGATTATCCGTGTGATGCTGAAGCTTTACGACCAGTGGAAAAATTTTGATGACAGGAAGGAGATAGCTGCTATCCTAAACAAGATGCCAAAACCTAAACCACCTCCTAACAG TGAGAGTGATCAGAGCTCCAACGGGAACCAAAGCAACTCCTACAGCCAGTCTTAG
- the pgm3 gene encoding phosphoacetylglucosamine mutase, translating to MADYFKEVIEQSSLHPKPAGLVLQYGTAGFRTNANQLDHIMFRMGLLAALRSKKTKATIGVMVTASHNPEEDNGVKLVDPMGEMLTATWEGFATQLANTEQEELLTALKDIVKKEEINMNQEASVFVGKDTRSSSASLSQAVLDGVHALGGHSKNYGLVTTPQLHYMVCCKNTHGKYGDATLEGYYSKLCQAFLQLTKNASNRTDDQKHLCVDGANGIGALKVREMESHLKKELQISIFNDGSEGKLNHQCGADFVKVQQKPPTGIDMNSGDRCCSFDGDADRIVYYYTDSQGLFHLLDGDKIATLISTFLKELLVQAGLDLKIAVVQTAYANGSSTHYLENTMKVIVRCTKTGVKHLHHAAQEFDVGVYFEANGHGTVLFSKSAEEKLQQLAEATNINDERKKAALLLQSTVNIINQTVGDAISDMLLIEAILAIKGMTVQQWDAIYSDLPNRQLKVKVSDRRLIETTDAERRAVSPAGLQEAIDTLVKKYSQARSFVRPSGTEDVVRVYAEANTQESANALAHEVSLAVYRLAGGVGDEPKPLH from the exons a TGGCAGACTATTTTAAGGAGGTAATAGAGCAGTCCAGTCTCCACCCTAAGCCAGCAGGGTTGGTTTTGCAGTATGGCACAGCTGGATTTAGGACCAATGCCAACCAGCTGGACCACATCATGTTCAGGATGGGTTTGTTGGCCGCGCTGCGTTCCAAGAAGACCAAAGCTACTATTGGAGTCATGGTGACTGCGTCCCACAACCCTGAG GAGGATAACGGGGTGAAGCTCGTTGACCCGATGGGGGAGATGTTGACAGCGACGTGGGAGGGCTTTGCCACCCAGCTGGCCAACACCGAGCAGGAAGAGCTGCTCACGGCTCTTAAGGACATCGTCAAGAAGGAGGAAATAAACATGAATCAGGAGGCTAGCGTGTTTGTGGGAAAAGACACCAG GAGCAGCAGTGCCAGCCTTTCACAAGCAGTGTTGGACGGAGTTCATGCCCTCGGTGGACACAGCAAAA ACTATGGTTTGGTCACCACCCCACAGCTTCACTACATGGTTTGCTGTAAGAACACACATGGAAAATACGGAGATGCCACATTGGAAGGATACTACAGCAAACTCTGCCAGGCTTTTCTCCAGCTCACCAAAAAT GCGTCCAACCGTACGGACGACCAGAAGCACCTCTGTGTCGACGGTGCTAATGGCATCGGGGCCCTGAAGGTGCGCGAGATGGAGAGCCACTTGAAGAaagagctgcagatttccatCTTCAACGACGGCAGCGAAGGAAAACTAAACCATCAGTGTGGAGCCGACTTTGTCAAAGTGCAGCAGAAACCTCCAACAG GCATTGATATGAACTCAGGAGATCGTTGCTGTTCCTTCGACGGAGACGCAGACCGAATAGTTTATTACTACACTGACTCTCAGGGCCTTTTCCACCTGCTGGATGGAGACAAGATTGCGACTCTCATCAGCACTTTCCTTAAAGAGCTGCTCGTTCAG GCTGGTCTAGACTTGAAGATAGCAGTGGTGCAAACTGCTTATGCAAACGGCAGCTCAACACACTACCTGGAGAACACTATGAAG GTGATAGTGAGGTGCACAAAGACCGGAGTGAAGCATCTCCATCATGCAGCTCAGGAGTTTGATGTTGGCGTGTACTTTGAGGCAAACGGACACGGGACG GTACTGTTCAGTAAATCTGCTGAGGAAAAATTACAGCAACTAGCCGAGGCCACGAACATCAATGATGAGAGGAAGAAAGCTGCTCTCCTGCTGCAGAGCACTGTCAACATCATCAACCAG actgtAGGAGATGCAATATCTGACATGTTGCTGATTGAAGCCATTTTAGCCATCAAAGGGATGACGGTTCAGCAGTGGGACGCCATCTACAGCGACCTGCCAAACAGGCAGCTGAAAGTCAAG GTTTCCGACCGCAGGCTGATCGAGACGACAGATGCAGAGAGACGAGCAGTGAGCCCAGCTGGGCTGCAGGAGGCCATCGACACGTTGGTGAAGAAGTACAGTCAGGCTCGCTCCTTTGTGAGGCCTTCGGGTACCGAGGATGTGGTCCGAGTTTACGCAGAGGCAAACACTCAG gagAGCGCCAACGCTCTGGCTCATGAAGTCAGCCTCGCAGTGTATCGCCTCGCAGGAGGAGTAGGGGATGAACCCAAACCATTACACTAA
- the ngs gene encoding notochord granular surface, producing MSQSPERMSSYRRHFEGAGAGTSANQLRTSSPSPTRKETRHRSTSFNRSGGWKTMGCRALTAKPRLTSSPSMGTLCVDVSMGQGTNLDIAAAENQAFKLTRTNERQEMVVLNDRLAVYIEKVRTLESKNKLLEAEIVGLKSSYERTSGLRQLYETQLKGLNREAEQMKEQRDLSLAAKEALSAQLDTLKSKYKMTLAARKQTELEIEVLRPDVDKATAVRIKLEKQLENLETKLDFLQKVHKEEIEELLQQIYSSASKMDSTFDLPDLSTALMQIQAQYDSIAAKNLQEMDTWYRTMFQDMGDASADHAQRVRSLRQEIAAYRKDILNKERDLESLRTKNEFLEGSVRDVMEKYKKKEEDLQEHIEATEQNLKLTKQKTALLMREYQELLNAKMAMEIEIATYRKLIEGEDGRLSTMVGKLSLTDSMHLTPSAASALASLSAPAGSLKLDGAPSDTDRTKPAAATDGVGVVCPVSQTDGNLQQQETEMSERKTVLIRTVKTDEDSFVSSTQQCTITVSGAADEE from the exons ATGAGCCAAAGCCCAGAGAGGATGTCCTCCTACCGTCGTCATTTTGAGGGTGCTGGAGCAGGCACTTCTGCAAACCAGCTTCGGACGTCTAGTCCATCTCCCACCCGAAAGGAAACCCGCCATAGGTCCACCAGCTTCAACCGCAGTGGGGGGTGGAAGACAATGGGATGCAGGGCCCTGACTGCCAAGCCTCGTCTGACCAG CAGTCCAAGTATGGGGACACTGTGTGTAGATGTGTCCATGGGACAGGGGACAAATCTGGACATAGCTGCAGCAGAGAACCAGGCGTTCAAGTTGACTCGCACAAATGAAAGACAGGAGATGGTCGTCCTCAATGACCGCCTGGCTGTTTACATCGAAAAG GTCCGAACACTGGAATcgaaaaacaaactgctggagGCTGAGATTGTGGGCCTGAAAAGCTCTTATGAAAGAACATCAGGCCTCAGGCAGCTTTATGAGACTCAGCTGAAGGGACTCAACAGGGAGGCTGAGCAAATGAAAGAACAGAGG GATTTGTCTTTGGCAGCCAAAGAGGCATTGTCAGCCCAGCTGGACACACTAAAATCTAAATACAAGATGACACTGGCAGCCAGGAAGCAGACAGAGCTTGAAATTGAGGTTTTACGTCCG GATGTGGACAAAGCCACTGCAGTGCGAATCAAACTGGAAAAGCAGCTGGAAAACTTGGAGACTAAGCTGGACTTCCTGCAAAAAGTTCACAAGGAG GAAAtcgaggagctgctgcagcagatctATTCATCAGCCTCCAAGATGGactcgacctttgacctcccaGACCTCTCCACTGCTCTCATGCAGATTCAGGCTCAGTATGACAGCATTGCTGCCAAAAACCTACAG GAAATGGATACTTGGTACAGAACGATGTTTCAGGACATGGGTGACGCATCTGCCGATCATGCTCAAAGAGTTCGAAGTTTAAGACAAGAAATTGCTGCTTATAGAAAGGAT ATTCTGAACAAGGAACGAGACTTGGAGTCACTGAGGACAAAGAATGAGTTTTTGGAGGGCAGCGTCCGTGACGTCATGGAGAAATAcaagaagaaggaggaagatTTGCAG GAGCATATTGAGGCAACTGAACAAAATCTAAAGTTGACCAAGCAGAAGACTGCTCTGCTGATGAGAGAATATCAGGAGCTACTGAATGCCAAGATGGCCATGGAGATTGAGATCGCCACCTACAG AAAGCTGATTGAAGGAGAAGATGGCCGTCTGAGCACCATGGTTGGAAAATTGTCCCTGACTGATAGTATGCACCTCACTCCCAGTGCTGCCTCGGCTTTAGCTTCCCTCTCAGCTCCTGCGGGGTCTTTGAAACTTGATGGAGCCCCCAGTGACACAGACAGAACCAAGCCTGCTGCAGCTACAGATGGAGTGGGGGTGGTTTGTCCAGTCAGCCAGACTGATGGtaacctgcagcagcaggaaactGAGATGTCTGAGAGGAAGACCGTCCTCATCAG AACAGTTAAAACAGATGAGGACAGTTTTGTGAGCAGCACACAGCAGTGCACCATCACTGTTTCTGGAGCCGCTGATGAAGAATAA